A segment of the Pseudomonadota bacterium genome:
GCGCCTCCATCTTGTGCGCCTGGCTCAGGCGATGCTCGAGATCGCGCAGGTGCGAGATGTTCTCCAGCGTGCCCACGTAGCCGATCCGCCGGCCGTGCTCGACGATCGGCGAGACGCTGGCGCGCAGCGTTTCGGTTTCGCCGCCGGCGCTCCTGAACTGGTACTCATCGAGATGACGCGTGGCATCGCCGCGCAGGAACTTGCGCCATGCACTGACCGCCCGTTCGGCGTCGTCGGCGTCGATCAGGGACAACCAGCCGTCGCCCAGCAGGTCCAGATCGGGCCGCGCATAGCGCGCGCGCAGCGGCTCGCTGATGAAAGTCATGGCGCCGTCGACGTCGGTCATGAACACCCCGACCGGCGCGTTGTTGACCAGCGTGCGCAGGCGCGCCTCGCTTTCCTCGAGGCGCCGGTGGTCGTCGGCGCGCAGCAGCGCCGAGGTAGCCTTGAGCGCCGCCACCATCAACAAGGCGCCGGCGGTGTCGGACTCGGCGCGGGTGTGTCCGTCCTGCACGTACAGCACGCCGCAGGCCTGGCCGTCGCGCTCGCGCAGCGCCACCGCGTAGTAGGTGCGCGTACGCGGCAACAGGAAGTCACTCGCCGCGGGGAACGCCGCGCCCACGTCGTCGATGACATGCATCGCTGGCGCGGCGTCGCGCAGGGTGACGGCCAGCGGCGTCGCCGCGACACGATAATGCGCCGGCGGCGTGCCGCCCGCGGCGCGCCATTCGGCCAGCACCGGCGCTTCACCGTGCGCGTCGGGATGTCGCACGATGCCGACGCTCTGCGCGTGCAGCGCGGCCCCTATCGCGCGGGTGATGTCGGCGAACGGCGCATCGGCATCGACCAGCGCCAGCGCTTCCAGGCCGGTGCGCAGTTCCACCTCGCGCGTGACCTCGGTGCGCAGCGACAGGTAACGCACCGTGTCACCGAGCTTGTTCTGCAGCGGCATCATGGTCGACTGCACCCAGTAGTGCTCGCCGTTCTTGCGCCGATTGCAGATCAGGCCGTCCCAGATCTGCCCACTCTTGAGTGTCCGCCACAGCTCGGCGTAGAAAGCCGGCGCATGCACGCCCGACTTCAAGAGCCGATGATTCCTGCCCAGCAGTTCGGCGCGGCTGTAGCCGCTGACGGTGCAGAATCGTTCGTTGGCGTAGAGGATGTCGCCCGCCAGGTCGGTCACCGACATCAGCGCATGGGCCGCCAGCGCACGTTCGAGTTGAGGCATGTCGAGAATCGCGGTCACGTACGCTCCCTGTCGAGCGCCTGCGGGCGCGCGCTTCGACATGACACTTGGACTGGCCAACGGGGCAGCGCGCGCCGCGCGCAGTCTGACAAGAGTGTCGGAGGTCTCGCGCAACGAGGGAATCGGACGCGGCAGCGATCGTTTGTAAGTCGGGCCCTACACCGGCAGGGAAGCCGCGGACGCGCGCCGCCCGCGCGCCGCGCCTGCCTCAATCGATGAGATTGTGCTCCAGGCAGTAGCGCGCCAGTTCGGCGGTGCTGCCGAGACCGAGCTTGTGCAGAACGCGACTGCGGTAGGTGCTGACGGTCTTGCTGCTGATGAACAGCTGGCTCGCGATCTCGCCCGGGCTGCGTCCGCGCGCCAGCTCACGCAGTACGCGGAACTCGCGCGGCGACAGCGTTTCGTGCAGCGGCTGTTCACGGCGGCCGAAAGCGCGGCCGGCGAGCGCCTCGGCCACCTCCGGACTGATGTAGCGACCGCCGGCCTGGATGCGGCGTATGGCCTGCACGATGTCTTCCGGCGCGCGATCCTTGGTCATGTAGCCATCGGCGCCGAGTTCCAACGCCCGCAGCGCGAAACGCTGCTCGGCGTGCATGCTCAACACCAGCACCTGCGGCATGGGCTCGGTCTTGCGCTGACGGATCTCGGCCAGACAATCAAGGCCGTGACGGTCGGGCAATGACAGGTCCAGTATCACGAGGTCGATGGGCTCGCGGCGCAGGGTCGCCATCAGGCCGGCGGCGTCCTGGGTCTCGTGGACCACCGCGTCATGGAGATTCTCCTGCAGGATCTCGCGAATGCCCCGTCTCACCAGCGGGTGATCGTCAGTCAAAACGATATTCATGGTTCGGTACTCCGTGCCGACAAAGGCAAGGTCAAGGCCAGGCGCACGCCCTGGCCGCCATTTGAGGCAATCTCCAGACTGCCATTCAGTTGGTGTGCCCGCTCGCGCATGCCCAGCAATCCGAGATGCTGGCGCGCGCGCGGCTCGCACGGCATGCCCTTGCCGTTGTCCTCCACTTCCAGGTGGACAGTATCGCGGTGCGCGAACAGACGTACTGCCACGCGCGTCGCATCGCTGTGACGCGCGACATTGGTCATGGCCTCCTGGAACACGCGAAACACCACCAGCTTCTGCGCGGCTGATACATGCTTGCGGGTTTCGAGCCCGAGGTGACAGTCGATGCCGGTGCGCTTCTCGAACTGCAGGCAGTAATCCTCGATGGCCGCCGCAAGGCCCAGGGTTTCGATGGCCGGAGGCCGAAGCTGCGTGCTCAGCGAGCGCACCTCGGCGATGGTGTCGTCAATCAGGCGCGTCATGCCGTCGATGCGCGTCAGGCAGTTGGGCGCCACGCCGTCGCTGCCCGCCAGTTGCGCGGCCAGCCAGCGCAGATCGAGTTTCAAGGCGGTGAGACGTTGGCCCAGTTCATCGTGCAGCTCGCGCGCGATATGCGCGCGTTCCTGTTCGATGGCGGCATCGAGATGGCGCACATAGGCGCGCAACTCCTCGCGGGAGCCGGCGAGTTCGGCGGCGGACGAGGCTCGCTCCGGCTCGGCATCGCCTGCGGTGGTTCTCGCCATGGGCGGTCGATCCTTTGCCATGCTCGTGAAGTATGGAATGGCTTCGCCGCGATCCGCGACGCGCCGTCATGTTCAGGACGACGAAGACGCGCGCTCCGTCAGCGCTGCGCGCAGATCGCGATAGCGTTGCCCCATCGTGAATACGATCGCGCCACAGAATAACAGGCTCCAGGCAACGAGGTGCGCACTGTCGAGCGTCATGGCGCTCAGGAACACGAAGCCCTCGGTGCGTTCGGCCAGGCCCGGCGCGTAGTGAAAGGATTTCGCCGAGCGGTTGGCCATCGCCGCACCCATCGACAGGAACAGCGACATCGCCACCACGATCACGGCCGTCAGCACCACCAGCGTGAGGCGCGCATCGGGATGGCGCAGGGCCAGCGCGATGATGACCGCCACTTCAACCACACGATCGAAAGTGATATCCATCACCGCGCCGAGCGCGGTGGGCGCGGTCATGCGCGCCAGCGTGCCGTCCGCGGCGTCGAGCAGACCCGACAACCACAGCAGCGCGACGCCCGTCAGCGGCGCGCCGAGTGCGATGGCGAGCGCCGCCGCGAGCCCGCACGCGAGTCCGGCCAGGGTCAGGGAATTGGCCGATATACCGTGGCGCGCACAGTGGCGCGCGATGAAATCCAGTAATGGCTGAAGGTATTTATGGCCGTGACTGTCGAGCATCGACACCGAGCATAGGAACGACGGCGGCGCACGGCAAGCAGCGCCGCCACCGCGCGCTCGTGGGCAGACTCAGCGCGCGACGCTGGCGAGCACCGCGCGCGAATTGTCCTCCGCGATGCGCGCCTCGTTGCTGTCGGCGGCACGCAGCCGCACCGGCACGTGCTTGTGATACGGCGTGCCGGCGATGGGATCGCGCCACGCGCTGTCGGTCAGCCAGTTGATGGCTGGCCCGCATACGCGCCGTTCACCGTCGGCGCCCGGATAGGCCTGGCCGTAGCCGTGGGGCAACACCACGTAGCCGCGCCGCAGGCCGGCGTCGGCGCGCGCGCGCACCACCAATTCACCGCGTGCGGACTCGACCACCAGCCATGCGCCTTCGCTTGCCACCAGCGCATCGAGATCATCGGGATGAATGAACAAAGCGCCGTCCGGATCGCGTTTGCGAAAATCCGGCGCGCGGAAGATCTGGTTGGCGTTTTGCGCGCGGCGCTGTCCGGCCGACAGCACGAAGGGAAAATCGGCGCGCGGCTCGACGTCCGCCGCCGACAATTCGTCGATTGCCTTGAGCAGCCGCGGGATGTCGAGATGGACCTTGCGATCGGCGGTCTCGATCAGATCCCAGACCGAGCCGTCAACGCTGAAGGCCGTGCCCGAGGGCGATGCGATGATTTGGTCGAAAAGACGCGCGGCGAGCTGCTCGGGGTTGGCGCTGGCCGGCAAGTCCAAGGCGCCGGCGACCGATGCCGGCCGCGTGCGCGCCAGTCGTTGCGCGGCCGCCCATAGCGGCGCCGCCGCGGCGGTGCCCGCCGGCAGGGCCGCGCCCAAGGTGTTGTACAACACCAGCGGCGCCAGCGCCCCGCACTCGGGATGCGCCGCCATCAAGGCCGCGAAGCCCGGCGCGAAAGCGCCATGACCGAGCGCCGCGCGGTCACGCAGTTCATCCAGCGCCGCGACTGGCGGCAGCAGATCCAGGGCCGCGGCGAGCCGCGTGTAGATCTCCGGGTTCCGGCAGGCTGTCGCCGAGCGGCGGCAACAGCGGCCGACGCACGTGAAAATAATTGGTCGGATATTCGAAACTGAACAGCGTGTACTCGCACTTCTCGAACTGCGAGGCCGCCGGCAACACGTAATCGGCGAGCGCGGCGGTCTCGGTCAAGGCCACGTCGACCACCACCATGAGATCGAGCTTGCCCAACGCCGCGATCACGCGTTGCGTGTCGGCGGCGGTGTTGACCGGGTTGCTGCTGTCCACCCACAGCGCGCGCAGGTGCTCGGGATGTGGGCTTTCGATGGCGTCGGCCAGCACGTTGGGCGGCAACAGGCCGGCGATCACTTCGATATCGAGCGGCGCGTAACGCTGGCCGCGTCCATTGCCCCACAAGGGCTGCAGCCAGCTGTGCAAGGCATTGCTGCCGCGTTTGCCGAAATTGCCGGTGATGAGATAGAGCAGCTTTTCGAGATAGGAATTGAGCGTCGAATACAGTCCCTGCTGGATGCCGAGTTCGGCGCGCACCACCATCGCGCGCGATTCGCCGATCATCCTGGCAAGCTGTTTGAGCGTCGCGAGTGGCACATCCGCGGCAGCCGCGAAACGCGCGATGGGCACTTCCAGCAGGCAGGCCTTGACCGCCTCGA
Coding sequences within it:
- a CDS encoding PAS domain S-box protein is translated as MTAILDMPQLERALAAHALMSVTDLAGDILYANERFCTVSGYSRAELLGRNHRLLKSGVHAPAFYAELWRTLKSGQIWDGLICNRRKNGEHYWVQSTMMPLQNKLGDTVRYLSLRTEVTREVELRTGLEALALVDADAPFADITRAIGAALHAQSVGIVRHPDAHGEAPVLAEWRAAGGTPPAHYRVAATPLAVTLRDAAPAMHVIDDVGAAFPAASDFLLPRTRTYYAVALRERDGQACGVLYVQDGHTRAESDTAGALLMVAALKATSALLRADDHRRLEESEARLRTLVNNAPVGVFMTDVDGAMTFISEPLRARYARPDLDLLGDGWLSLIDADDAERAVSAWRKFLRGDATRHLDEYQFRSAGGETETLRASVSPIVEHGRRIGYVGTLENISHLRDLEHRLSQAHKMEALGAFTGGIAHDFNNILASVLGYAGLTRNRLRQASHDTLDGYLANVEAGVLRGKELIERLLAFSRSTPETERAQLLVAQTALRDTCELLQAVLPPSMRLDVDIDPRETRIAIRAVELQQVLFNLVINARDANSVHGIIALSLAPVRVPSQRCRSCGAPFHGDYVEIACTDTGMGISADTLARIFEPFFTTKREHGGTGLGLAMVHGIVHKSAGHILVDSTAGQGTCVRLLFPNGATPAGAEVEAEKRAAPTAAAIKPRRLMLVDDERAVVEPLSEMLNAYGHEIRSFVSPVTALKHLLAQPEAYDLLVCDLMMPELTGEELAAAVRRAGLGLPIVICSGSADTQVLERMAHLSISALLNKPVATGELLHAIEQAIDAPLVR
- a CDS encoding CDP-alcohol phosphatidyltransferase family protein; the protein is MLDSHGHKYLQPLLDFIARHCARHGISANSLTLAGLACGLAAALAIALGAPLTGVALLWLSGLLDAADGTLARMTAPTALGAVMDITFDRVVEVAVIIALALRHPDARLTLVVLTAVIVVAMSLFLSMGAAMANRSAKSFHYAPGLAERTEGFVFLSAMTLDSAHLVAWSLLFCGAIVFTMGQRYRDLRAALTERASSSS
- a CDS encoding response regulator transcription factor, whose protein sequence is MNIVLTDDHPLVRRGIREILQENLHDAVVHETQDAAGLMATLRREPIDLVILDLSLPDRHGLDCLAEIRQRKTEPMPQVLVLSMHAEQRFALRALELGADGYMTKDRAPEDIVQAIRRIQAGGRYISPEVAEALAGRAFGRREQPLHETLSPREFRVLRELARGRSPGEIASQLFISSKTVSTYRSRVLHKLGLGSTAELARYCLEHNLID
- a CDS encoding sensor histidine kinase, whose translation is MARTTAGDAEPERASSAAELAGSREELRAYVRHLDAAIEQERAHIARELHDELGQRLTALKLDLRWLAAQLAGSDGVAPNCLTRIDGMTRLIDDTIAEVRSLSTQLRPPAIETLGLAAAIEDYCLQFEKRTGIDCHLGLETRKHVSAAQKLVVFRVFQEAMTNVARHSDATRVAVRLFAHRDTVHLEVEDNGKGMPCEPRARQHLGLLGMRERAHQLNGSLEIASNGGQGVRLALTLPLSARSTEP